A stretch of the Vanacampus margaritifer isolate UIUO_Vmar chromosome 6, RoL_Vmar_1.0, whole genome shotgun sequence genome encodes the following:
- the cd59b gene encoding CD59 glycoprotein isoform X1: protein MDVRAWVRACVRARSADRGRRRRHVATRGSSPAPRRHGDDLRASRWASRLLALLTTFGQTNKHHVTWRHTTCCPAGGALRCYKCADYTGRCENVRECTDEDACLTLSVQGGKTVRQCIRYTDCDNSRLSQMFPPAMSSFSYRCCNNNLCNSSGAVGVAPPPPMLIGCLLSALVFWL from the exons ATGGACGTGCGTGcgtgggtgcgtgcgtgcgtgcgtgcgcgctcaGCGGATCGTGGCAGAAGACGACGACATGTCGCCACGCGCGGATCCTCTCCTGCTCCTCGTCGTCATGGCGATGACCTTCGTGCATCAAGGTGGGCTTCCCGACTCCTCGCTTTACTAACAACTTTTGGACAGACCAACAAACATCACGTGACATGGCGTCACACGACGTGCTGTCCCGCAGGTGGCGCTCTCCGTTGCTACAAGTGCGCCGACTACACGGGCCGCTGCGAGAACGTCCGCGAGTGCACGGACGAGGACGCCTGCCTCACGCTCAGTGTTCAAG gcGGCAAGACGGTGCGTCAGTGCATCCGCTACACCGACTGCGACAACTCGCGTCTGTCGCAAATGTTCCCGCCGGCCATGTCGTCCTTCTCGTACCGCTGCTGCAACAACAACCTGTGCAACTCCAGCGGCGCGGTGGGCGTGGCCCCGCCGCCGCCGATGCTGATTGGCTGTCTGCTCAGCGCGCTCGTCTTCTGGCTGTGA
- the cd59b gene encoding CD59 glycoprotein isoform X2 — protein sequence MSPRADPLLLLVVMAMTFVHQGGALRCYKCADYTGRCENVRECTDEDACLTLSVQGGKTVRQCIRYTDCDNSRLSQMFPPAMSSFSYRCCNNNLCNSSGAVGVAPPPPMLIGCLLSALVFWL from the exons ATGTCGCCACGCGCGGATCCTCTCCTGCTCCTCGTCGTCATGGCGATGACCTTCGTGCATCAAG GTGGCGCTCTCCGTTGCTACAAGTGCGCCGACTACACGGGCCGCTGCGAGAACGTCCGCGAGTGCACGGACGAGGACGCCTGCCTCACGCTCAGTGTTCAAG gcGGCAAGACGGTGCGTCAGTGCATCCGCTACACCGACTGCGACAACTCGCGTCTGTCGCAAATGTTCCCGCCGGCCATGTCGTCCTTCTCGTACCGCTGCTGCAACAACAACCTGTGCAACTCCAGCGGCGCGGTGGGCGTGGCCCCGCCGCCGCCGATGCTGATTGGCTGTCTGCTCAGCGCGCTCGTCTTCTGGCTGTGA
- the snx20 gene encoding sorting nexin-20 → MDASKQSTGGRSCLTTRELQQQFREMKNSEKSLRGKLLFHVTDAQQDEEHAFDTHVEVALLSTGTFSPHHVTVRRSHAHFSRFHRQLKTEFGEELERAELPAPPPCGRVPALQDYLSGAFAVCGHSPLFARFLTEQERACAGVLMRAGRYADALEQLAVVLAVHDKLLPWQRRSATWAVPALAAVAVCHRDLDGPQEALAAGQRALPPVRRYGMRRYRAPLLRLLVETGHRLGRPVARLQEELTAAEDGSPAPTASLKEVVLADLAD, encoded by the exons ATGGACGCCAGCAAGCAGTCGACGG GGGGACGATCATGTTTGACCACCAGGGAACTTCAGCAACAGTTTCGAGAGATGAAAAACTCGGAGAAAAGTCTGAGAGGCAAACTTCTTTTCCACGTGACGGACGCGCAACAAGATGAAGAACACGCCTTTGACACGCATGTAGAG GTGGCGCTGTTGAGCACGGGAACCTTCAGCCCTCATCACGTGACCGTGCGCAGGAGCCACGCCCACTTTTCCCGCTTCCACCGCCAGCTGAAGACGGAGTTTGGGGAGGAGCTGGAGAGGGCGGAGCTACCGGCCCCGCCCCCCTGCGGCCGGGTCCCGGCACTGCAGGACTACCTGAGCGGCGCCTTCGCCGTTTGCGGCCACTCGCCGCTTTTCGCCCGCTTCCTGACCGAGCAGGAGCGCGCCTGCGCCGGCGTCCTGATGCGCGCCGGCCGCTACGCCGACGCCCTGGAGCAGCTCGCCGTCGTCCTCGCCGTCCACGACAAGCTTTTGCCCTGGCAGAG GCGGAGCGCCACGTGGGCGGTGCCCGCGCTGGCCGCCGTGGCCGTGTGCCATCGCGACCTGGACGGCCCCCAGGAGGCGCTGGCGGCCGGCCAGCGGGCGCTGCCCCCCGTCCGCCGCTACGGGATGCGGCGCTACCGAGCGCCTCTCTTGCGCCTCCTGGTGGAAACGGGTCACCGTCTGGGGCGACCCGTGGCCCGCCTGCAGGAGGAGCTGACGGCGGCCGAGGACGGAAGCCCCGCCCCCACCGCCTCCCTCAAGGAGGTGGTGCTGGCCGACTTGGCCGACTGA